The following proteins come from a genomic window of Vallitaleaceae bacterium 9-2:
- the carA gene encoding glutamine-hydrolyzing carbamoyl-phosphate synthase small subunit, translating into MKAQLILENGMVFHGKAFGYMKETIGEVVFNTGMTGYQEVLTDPSYYGQIVTMTYPLIGNYGINIDDIESSSVKVRGFIVRENCKNPSNWRCEFELEDYMRKNKIIGLEGIDTRALTKIIRNVGTMRGIIAVRELTESQIKSKIESFNNTRAVAEVSRPEVTHIPGEGPHIAMIDYGMKNNIVRSFQSRQCAMTIFPASATAEEILKENPDGIFLSNGPGDPKDLEEGIKEVKKLIGKKPMTGICLGHQILALAMGANTTKLKFGHRGANHPVKDLQTGRVMITSQNHGYVVEAETLPEGIEVTHINLNDQTVEGMKDHSNRIYSIQFHPEACPGPHDTDPIFDEFVALMKGEHHA; encoded by the coding sequence ATGAAAGCACAATTGATTTTAGAAAATGGCATGGTATTTCATGGAAAAGCATTTGGCTATATGAAAGAAACCATTGGAGAAGTTGTTTTTAATACAGGGATGACAGGTTATCAGGAAGTGTTGACCGACCCTTCTTATTATGGACAAATCGTAACCATGACCTATCCATTAATTGGAAATTATGGCATCAATATTGATGATATCGAATCAAGCTCTGTAAAAGTTCGCGGCTTTATTGTTCGAGAAAACTGCAAGAACCCTAGCAACTGGCGATGTGAATTTGAGCTGGAAGACTATATGCGAAAAAATAAGATTATTGGTCTTGAAGGTATCGATACACGAGCGCTTACAAAAATTATTCGTAATGTTGGAACCATGCGAGGAATCATTGCTGTTCGAGAACTGACCGAAAGTCAAATCAAAAGTAAAATTGAAAGTTTTAATAATACAAGGGCAGTTGCAGAAGTGAGCCGACCGGAGGTAACACATATACCGGGGGAAGGACCTCATATAGCGATGATTGATTACGGTATGAAAAATAATATTGTACGTTCTTTTCAAAGCCGCCAGTGTGCAATGACAATTTTTCCGGCAAGTGCTACAGCAGAGGAGATTCTCAAGGAGAACCCGGACGGTATCTTTTTGTCCAATGGACCTGGCGATCCAAAAGACTTAGAAGAAGGCATCAAAGAAGTTAAAAAACTCATTGGGAAAAAACCAATGACGGGTATTTGCCTAGGTCATCAAATCTTGGCTTTAGCAATGGGTGCCAACACCACAAAACTTAAATTTGGTCATCGTGGTGCTAACCATCCGGTTAAAGATCTTCAGACAGGACGAGTGATGATTACATCGCAAAATCACGGATACGTTGTAGAAGCCGAGACTTTACCAGAAGGCATTGAGGTAACCCATATCAACCTCAATGATCAAACGGTTGAAGGAATGAAAGATCACAGCAATCGAATCTATTCCATACAGTTTCATCCCGAAGCGTGTCCGGGTCCTCATGACACCGACCCAATCTTTGATGAATTTGTTGCACTTATGAAAGGAGAACATCATGCCTAA